A stretch of DNA from bacterium:
TCGGATCTACGGGTCTACTCCTTCTTGACGTAAGACTATCCAATGGGCATTCTTGCTTCTCAACCACTTCAAACGGGAGGACGTGAAACAATGGTCAATAATGAAAGGGATATCGAATACCTGCCCCACGAGGAGGCGATGGAATTTAAAACCACCCGGATCAGGGATCTCATGACCGGTGAGTGGCAAAAGGCTTCCGGGTTCGTCAAAAGGCTGGCCGAGGCCGGTGTCACTCCTGAAGAGCTCAAGACATCTGATGACGTTCGCAAATTCCCCATCCTCAGGAAGTCGGAGATGACTGGCATCCAGAGCGCAGACCCTCCCTTCGGCAGCCTGATAACCGTCCCGCCAGGCCAGTTAAGGAGGATCTACTCCTCACCCGGTCCCATTTATGTCCCCGACGGCCGCCTTCAGTCCTATTACCGATGGGAACGGGCCTTTTCAGCCTGCGGGATCACCGGGGGAGACATCGTCCTGAACTGTTTCAACTATCACCTGACCCCCGCCGGAGCCATGTTCGAGGAGGCAGCCGGGAACCTGGGCTGCGCTGTGATCCCGGCTGGTATCGGCAACAGCGAGATCCAGGTCAGGGAGGCCACTCATTTCAAAGCCAACGTCTACGTGGGCCTGCCGTCCTACCTTACGGTTCTCATCGAGAAGGCCAAGCAGGTCGGCCTGACCATGCCCCTGGAAAAAGCGTTCGTTATTGCCGAAAAACTTCCCGAGAGCCTGCGCGCAGAATTCCAGAACAACCACGGGATCAAAGTCCGTCAAGGCTACGGCACCGCCGAGGTGGGGGCTATCGCCTACGAATGTGAAGAAGGTAAAGGGATGCATTTCGACCCCTCAGTGCTCCTTGAGATCCTCGATCCCCAGACCGGTGGGCCGGTTCAGCCAGGAGAGCCGGGCGAGGTCGTTGTGACCGTCATCAACCCGGTCAACACACTTCTGCGGTTTGCGACCGGAGACCTTTCCTCAGCGGTATACGACGAATGCCCCTGTGGTAGAAAGAGCCCCCGCCTCACCGGGATCCTCGGCAGAGTGGACCAGGTGATCAAGGTCCGGGGACTGTTTGTTCACCCTGGACAGCTTGCCGAAGTCATGTCCGAATTTACCGAGGTAGATCGGTTCAGGGCTGTTATCACACGGGACCGGGCCATGGATGACATGACTATTGAGGTCCAAAGCATCCTTTCTTTAGCCGCGAACACTCTGGAGGACATAGGGAAAAGGCTCAAGGATGTCCTGAAGCTGA
This window harbors:
- a CDS encoding AMP-binding protein, encoding MVNNERDIEYLPHEEAMEFKTTRIRDLMTGEWQKASGFVKRLAEAGVTPEELKTSDDVRKFPILRKSEMTGIQSADPPFGSLITVPPGQLRRIYSSPGPIYVPDGRLQSYYRWERAFSACGITGGDIVLNCFNYHLTPAGAMFEEAAGNLGCAVIPAGIGNSEIQVREATHFKANVYVGLPSYLTVLIEKAKQVGLTMPLEKAFVIAEKLPESLRAEFQNNHGIKVRQGYGTAEVGAIAYECEEGKGMHFDPSVLLEILDPQTGGPVQPGEPGEVVVTVINPVNTLLRFATGDLSSAVYDECPCGRKSPRLTGILGRVDQVIKVRGLFVHPGQLAEVMSEFTEVDRFRAVITRDRAMDDMTIEVQSILSLAANTLEDIGKRLKDVLKLSTKAVQVEPGTIPEDAEPLDDRRKWE